In Epinephelus lanceolatus isolate andai-2023 chromosome 16, ASM4190304v1, whole genome shotgun sequence, one DNA window encodes the following:
- the stmnd1 gene encoding uncharacterized protein stmnd1: MGCTSSSATVRPLTPEQAKGDEDETGSRVYGRGDSAVSKDTTDSGVVMENRDNPVLPGTVPGKLPPLTSELVRESDADRITRNGFLQQESTVQERPKSSEILEELLNQGIIPVRQSRERCSGTGEAYSIMLDDGEGVRRRPPARLESLKAKKAQSFPSKEEIEEKMRLAEERRKLREDELKKGLRTKSARARRPAPISSTEEDKDAAHNPVEQLQPPITPKPLDPLPCCPSEVAEGREQVKSRGDDREVTVRADTEEGWRVKNDSGNNKEEGAERVSKHSDREVELTQVEELRKDQLLLTASGELESDSSFQRAEDKEEIF; this comes from the exons ATGGGATGTACCAGCTCCTCTGCTACGGTGCGACCGTTGACACCGGAACAGGCGAAGGGAGACGAG GATGAGACAGGAAGTAGGGTTTATGGTCGTGGAGACTCAGCCGTGTCAAAGGACACCACAGACAGTGGGGTGGTGATGGAGAATAGAGACAACCCTGTGTTACCTGGAACAGTGCCTGGAAAACTACCTCCTCTAACATCTGAACTTGTCAGAGAAAGTGATGCAGACAGAATTACACGAAACG GCTTCCTGCAGCAGGAGAGCACTGTGCAAGAGCGCCCCAAGTCCAGTGAgatcctggaggagctgctgaacCAGGGCATCATACCAGTgagacagagcagagagaggtgCAGCGGGACTGGAGAGGCCTATAGTATCATG CTGGATGATGGGGAGGGGGTCAGGCGACGACCTCCTGCCAGACTGGAGTCTCTGAAGGCCAAGAAGGCACAAAGTTTCCCCAGCAAAGAAGAGATTGAGGAGAAGATGAGACTGGCTGAGGAGAGACGCAag TTAAGGGAAGATGAGCTCAAGAAGGGTTTGAGGACCAAGTCGGCCCGTGCTCGGCGCCCTGCTCCCATCTCcagcacagaggaggacaaGGACGCAGCCCACAACCCTGTTGAGCAGCTACAGCCACCGATCACCCCAAAGCCCCTTGATCCACTGCCTTGCTGTCCAAGTGAGGTGGCCGAGGGCAGAGAGCAGGTGAAGTCCAGAGGTGACGACAGAGAAGTAACAGTTAGAGCAGACACAGAAGAAGGATGGAGAGTGAAAAATGACAGCGGAAATAACAAAGAGGAAGGTGCAGAGAGGGTAAGTAAGCATAGTGACAGGGAAGTGGAGTTAACccaggtggaggagctcaggaAGGACCAGCTCCTCCTCACAGCCTCGGGGGAGCTAGAGAGCGATTCTAGCTTTCAGCGTGCAGAGGACAAAGAGGAGATATTTTAA